A region from the Canis aureus isolate CA01 chromosome 10, VMU_Caureus_v.1.0, whole genome shotgun sequence genome encodes:
- the NOL6 gene encoding nucleolar protein 6 isoform X3, producing MTDLVGEIWRPQIQGKDERLVTVRLHPCPPPDFFRPCRLLPSKNNVRSAWYRGQSPPGDGSPEPPTPHYNTWVLQDMTLESHVQLLSTVLGSALGLKDGVALLKVWLRQRELDKGLGGFSGFLVSMLVAFLVSTRKIHTTMSGYQVLRSALQFLATTDLTVNGISLCLSSDPSLPALADFHQAFPVVFLDSSGYLNLCADVTASTYHQVQHEARLSMALLDSRTDDGFQLLLMTPKPMIRAFDHVLHLHPLSRLQAACHRLKLWPELQDLGGDYVSAALGALTPLLEQGLGSRLHLLAHSRPPVSEWDISQDPPKHRDSGTLTLGLLLRPEGLTSVLELGPEANQPEAADFRQFWGSRSELRRFQDGAIREAVVWEAASMAQKRLIPHQVVTHLLALHANIPDTCVHYVGGLLDALIQSPKETSSTGEEALAAAVRCYDDLSRLLWGLEGLPLTVSAVQGAHPVLRYTEVFPPTPVRPAYSFYEHLRDRASLLPRPDKPCPAYVEPMTVVCHLEGSGQWPQDAEAIRRVRAAFQLRLAELLMQQHGLRCRATATHTDVLKDGFVFRIRVAYQREPQILREMRSPEGMISLRDTPASIHLERDTRHLPLLTSALHGLQQQHPAFSGVARLAKRWVRAQLLGEGLSDESLDLVVAALFLHPEPFTPPSSPQVGFLRFLFLISTFDWRNNPLIVNLNNELTVEEQAEIRNGFLAARTQLPVMVIVTPQDRKNSVWTQDGPSPQILQQLVVLAAEALPVLEKQLMDPQGPGDIRTVFRPPLDMYDVLIRLSPRHIPRHRQAVDSPAASFCRGLLSEPGPCSLMPVLGYDPPQLYLAQLREAFGDLALFFYDQHGGEVIGVLWKPTSFQPQPFKASNTKGRMVMSQGGELVMVPNVEAILEDFAILGEGLVQAVEARSERWTV from the exons ATGACAGATTTAGTGGGGGAGATATGGAGGCCTCAAATCCAAG gGAAGGATGAGCGCCTGGTCACTGTACGTCTGCATCCATGCCCTCCACCTGACTTCTTCCGCCCGTGCCGCCTCTTGCCATCTAAGAACAATGTGCGCTCTGCCTGGTACCGAGGGCAGAGTCCCCCAGGGGATG gTAGCCCAgagcctcccaccccccactatAATACGTGGGTCCTGCAGGACATGACCCTTGAGTCCCATGTGCAGCTGCTGTCCACAGTGCTAGGCTCAGCCTTGGGGCTGAAGGATGGTGTGGCACTTCTGAAGGTCTGGTTGCGGCAGCGGGAACTGGACAAG GGCCTAGGAGGGTTCAGTGGGTTTCTTGTCTCCATGCTGGTTGCCTTCCTTGTGTCCACACGCAAGATCCACACCACCATGAGTGGCTACCAGGTCCTGAGGAGTGCCTTGCAGTTTCTGG CCACCACAGATTTAACAGTCAACGGGATCAGCTTATGTCTCAGCTCAGATCCCTCCTTG ccAGCCCTGGCTGACTTCCACCAGGCCTTCCCTGTTGTCTTCCTGGATTCCTCAGGCTATCTCAATCTCTGTGCTGATGTTACTGCCTCTACTTACCACCAG GTACAGCATGAGGCACGGCTGTCTATGGCATTGCTGGACAGTAGAACCGATGACGGATTCCAGCTTCTGCTGATGACTCCAAAACCCATGATCCGGGCTTTTGACCATGTTTTGCA TCTCCATCCACTGAGTCGTCTGCAGGCAGCATGTCACCGGCTAAAGCTGTGGCCAGAGCTGCAGGATCTTGGTGGGGACTATGTTTCAGCTGCTTTGGGCGCACTGACCCCCCTCCTGGAGCAGGGTCTGGGGTCCCGCCTGCACCTGCTGGCTCATTCTCGGCCCCCAGTCTCAGAG TGGGACATCAGCCAAGATCCACCAAAGCACAGAGACTCTGGGACCTTGACCCTGGGATTGCTCCTCCGGCCTGAGGGGCTGACCAGTGTCCTTGAGCTGGGTCCAGAGGCCAACCAGCCTGAG GCTGCTGACTTCCGCCAGTTCTGGGGATCTCGCTCAGAGCTTCGGCGTTTCCAGGACGGAGCCATTCGGGAAGCTGTAGTCTGGGAGGCAGCCTCTATGGCCCAGAAGCGCCTTATTCCCCACCAGGTGGTCACTCACCTCTTGGCACT CCATGCCAACATCCCAGATACCTGTGTCCACTATGTGGGGGGCCTTCTGGATGCATTGATCCAAAGCCCAAAAGAG ACCTCCAGCACAGGTGAGGAGGCTCTGGCAGCAGCAGTACGTTGCTACGATGACCTCAGCCGCCTCCTGTGGGGGCTGGAAGGTCTCCCGCTGACTGTGtctgctgtgcagggagctcaCCCGGTGCTGCGCTACACTGAG GTGTTCCCACCAACCCCAGTCCGGCCAGCCTACTCCTTCTATGAGCACCTGCGAGATCGGGCCTCGCTGTTACCCCGGCCCGACAAGCCCTGTCCAGCCTATGTGGAGCCCATGACCG TGGTATGTCACCTGGAGGGCAGTGGTCAGTGGCCACAGGATGCTGAGGCCATACGGCGGGTCCGAGCTGCTTTCCAGCTGCGCCTGGCAGAGCTGCTCATGCAACAGCATGGGCTGCGGTGTCGTGCCACGGCCACACACACTGATGTCCTCAAG GATGGGTTCGTGTTCCGGATTCGTGTGGCCTATCAGCGGGAGCCCCAGATCCTGAGGGAAATGCGAAGCCCCGAGGGGATGATCTCATTGAGGGATACACCTGCCTCCATCCACCTTGAGAGGGACACGAGGCATTTGCCCTTGCTCACCAGTGCCTTGCATGG GCTCCAGCAGCAGCACCCAGCCTTCTCAGGTGTGGCACGGCTGGCCAAGCGATGGGTGCGCGCCCAGCTTCTGGGTGAGGGGCTCAGTGATGAGAGCCTGGACCTTGTGGTTGCTGCTCTTTTCCTGCACCCTGAGCCCTTCACCCCTCCCAG CTCCCCCCAGGTGGGCTTCCTTCGGTTCCTTTTTTTGATATCAACCTTTGATTGGAGGAACAACCCTCTTATTGTCAACCTTAACAACGAGCTCACTG TGGAGGAGCAGGCGGAGATCCGTAATGGCTTCCTGGCAGCTCGGACACAACTCCCAGTCATGGTTATCGTTACCCCCCAGGATCGTAAAAACTCTGTATGGACACAGGATGGACCCTCACCCCAG atCCTACAGCAGCTTGTGGTCCTGGCAGCTGAGGCCTTGCCTGTCCTAGAGAAGCAGCTAATGGATCCCCAGGGGCCTGGCGATATCCGG ACAGTGTTCCGGCCACCCCTGGATATGTATGATGTGCTGATCCGCCTGTCTCCCCGCCACATCCCCCGGCACCGCCAAGCCGTGGACTCACCAGCTGCCTCCTTCTGCCGTGGCCTGCTCAGTGAGCCAGGGCCCTGTTCCCTGATGCCTGTGCTAGGCTATGATCCTCCTCAGCTCTATCTGGCACAGCTCAGG GAGGCCTTTGGGGACTTGGCCCTTTTCTTCTATGACCAGCATGGTGGAGAGGTGATCGGTGTTCTCTGGAAGCCCACCAGCTTCCAGCCCCAGCCCTTCAAG GCCTCCAACACAAAGGGGCGCATGGTAATGTCTCAAGGTGGGGAGCTGGTGATGGTGCCCAATGTAGAAGCGATCCTGGAGGACTTTGCCATCTTGGGTGAAGGCCTGGTACAGGCTGTGGAGGCCCGAAGTGAGAGGTGGACCGTGTGA